A single region of the Kineosporiaceae bacterium SCSIO 59966 genome encodes:
- the folE gene encoding GTP cyclohydrolase I FolE codes for MSVVPGDDEPLAAEVARAAVDRRQGPYDPQRVERAVREILLALGEDPDRDGLRDTPARVARAYAEMFAGLWQDPEEVLTTTFDLGHDEMVVVKDIEVYSQCEHHLVPFHGVAHVAYIPAPDGRITGISKLGRLVDVYARRPQVQERLTTQVADTLMRVLRPRGAMVVIEAEHLCMSMRGVRKPGARTVTSAMRGQLRDPASRAEALALMNRR; via the coding sequence ATGAGCGTCGTGCCCGGGGACGACGAGCCGCTGGCGGCCGAGGTGGCGCGGGCCGCCGTGGACCGACGGCAGGGCCCCTACGACCCGCAGCGGGTGGAGCGCGCCGTCCGGGAGATCCTCCTGGCCCTCGGCGAGGACCCTGACCGCGACGGTCTGCGGGACACCCCGGCCCGGGTCGCCCGCGCCTACGCGGAGATGTTCGCCGGCCTCTGGCAGGACCCCGAGGAGGTGCTGACCACGACCTTCGACCTCGGCCACGACGAGATGGTCGTCGTCAAGGACATCGAGGTCTACAGCCAGTGCGAGCACCATCTCGTGCCCTTCCACGGCGTCGCGCACGTCGCCTACATCCCGGCCCCGGACGGTCGCATCACCGGCATCTCCAAGCTCGGCCGGCTGGTCGACGTCTACGCCCGCCGTCCCCAGGTCCAGGAGCGCCTCACCACGCAGGTCGCGGACACCCTCATGCGGGTCCTGCGTCCGCGCGGCGCGATGGTCGTCATCGAGGCCGAGCACCTGTGCATGTCCATGCGCGGTGTGCGCAAGCCCGGGGCCCGGACGGTGACCTCGGCGATGCGCGGGCAGCTGCGCGACCCGGCGAGCAGGGCCGAGGCACTGGCCCTGATGAACCGACGGTGA
- a CDS encoding ATP-dependent metallopeptidase FtsH/Yme1/Tma family protein: MDFKRVLRGPAIWIIVALLVLLIGTQALSGGGFQRIDTSVGLQLLEDGKVEQAKIVDREQRVDLTLTEPYEDKGTQVQFHYVQPRGDEVVAAVSEAVPEGFTDEVPQDSFLGSLLLTMLPILIILGLFWFLLSNMQGGGSRVMQFGKSKAKLVSKEAPKVTFADVAGADEAVEELQEIKEFLTDPAKFQAVGAKIPKGVLLYGQPGTGKTLIARAVAGEAGVPFYSISGSDFVEMFVGVGASRVRDLFEQAKNNAPAIIFVDEIDAVGRHRGAGLGGGHDEREQTLNQLLVEMDGFDVKTNVILIAATNRPDILDPALLRPGRFDRQIAVEPPDMVGRHHILQVHAKGKPMAPDVDLLAVARRTPGFTGADLANVLNEAALLTARNNAKVIDNAALDEAIDRVVAGPQKRTRIMNDKEKKITAYHEGGHALVAAAMRHTDPVTKVTILPRGRALGYTMVLPAEDKYSTTRNEMLDQLAYALGGRVAEELVFHDPTTGAANDIEKATSLARKMVTQYGMSERVGAIKLGQSTGEVFLGRDMGHERDYSEELASVVDEEVRRLIEAAHDEAWEVLMEHRPVLDHLVTELLEHETLGKEQLAEIFAPVHKRPLRPVWLSSDRRHVSDQPPVLTPAEQAARVNGNGARPAPQDEAAAAGDEHPPSETRPVPETEPVDPGRQG; the protein is encoded by the coding sequence ATGGACTTCAAGCGCGTTCTCCGCGGGCCGGCGATCTGGATCATCGTCGCCCTGCTCGTCCTGCTCATCGGCACCCAGGCCCTGTCCGGTGGAGGCTTCCAGCGGATCGACACCTCGGTGGGCCTGCAGCTGCTCGAGGACGGCAAGGTCGAGCAGGCCAAGATCGTCGACCGTGAGCAGCGGGTCGACCTCACCCTGACCGAGCCTTACGAGGACAAGGGCACCCAGGTCCAGTTCCACTACGTCCAGCCGCGCGGCGACGAGGTCGTGGCCGCGGTGAGCGAGGCGGTCCCGGAGGGCTTCACCGACGAGGTCCCGCAGGACTCCTTCCTCGGCAGCCTGCTGCTGACGATGCTGCCGATCCTCATCATCCTCGGCCTGTTCTGGTTCCTGCTGTCGAACATGCAGGGCGGCGGCTCGCGGGTCATGCAGTTCGGCAAGTCCAAGGCCAAGCTCGTCAGCAAGGAGGCCCCCAAGGTCACCTTCGCGGACGTCGCGGGCGCCGACGAGGCCGTCGAGGAGCTCCAGGAGATCAAGGAGTTCCTCACCGACCCGGCCAAGTTCCAGGCGGTCGGCGCCAAGATCCCCAAGGGCGTGCTGCTGTACGGCCAGCCAGGCACCGGCAAGACGCTCATCGCCCGCGCGGTCGCCGGTGAGGCGGGCGTGCCGTTCTACTCGATCTCCGGCTCGGACTTCGTCGAGATGTTCGTCGGTGTCGGCGCCTCCCGGGTCCGTGACCTGTTCGAGCAGGCGAAGAACAACGCCCCGGCGATCATCTTCGTGGACGAGATCGACGCCGTCGGCCGGCACCGCGGCGCCGGCCTCGGCGGCGGCCACGACGAGCGGGAGCAGACGCTCAACCAGCTGCTCGTGGAGATGGACGGGTTCGACGTCAAGACGAACGTCATCCTCATCGCCGCGACGAACCGTCCGGACATCCTCGACCCCGCGTTGCTGCGCCCCGGCCGGTTCGACCGTCAGATCGCCGTCGAGCCGCCGGACATGGTCGGCCGGCACCACATCCTCCAGGTGCACGCCAAGGGCAAGCCGATGGCACCCGACGTCGACCTGCTCGCCGTCGCCCGCCGGACCCCCGGGTTCACCGGGGCCGACCTGGCCAACGTGCTCAACGAGGCGGCCCTGCTCACCGCGCGCAACAACGCCAAGGTGATCGACAACGCCGCGCTGGACGAGGCGATCGACCGTGTCGTCGCCGGGCCGCAGAAGCGGACCCGGATCATGAACGACAAGGAGAAGAAGATCACCGCCTACCACGAGGGCGGGCACGCCCTCGTCGCGGCGGCGATGCGGCACACCGACCCGGTGACCAAGGTGACGATCCTGCCCCGCGGCCGGGCCCTCGGCTACACGATGGTGCTGCCGGCGGAGGACAAGTACTCCACCACCCGCAACGAGATGCTCGACCAGCTCGCCTACGCCCTCGGCGGCCGGGTCGCCGAGGAGCTCGTCTTCCACGACCCCACCACCGGCGCCGCCAACGACATCGAGAAGGCCACGTCGCTGGCGCGCAAGATGGTCACCCAGTACGGGATGAGTGAGCGGGTAGGGGCGATCAAGCTCGGGCAGTCCACGGGTGAGGTGTTCCTCGGCCGTGACATGGGGCACGAGCGCGACTACTCCGAGGAGCTCGCCTCGGTCGTCGACGAGGAGGTGCGCCGACTCATCGAGGCCGCGCACGACGAGGCGTGGGAGGTGCTCATGGAGCACCGCCCGGTGCTGGACCACCTCGTCACCGAGCTGCTCGAGCACGAGACGCTCGGCAAGGAGCAGCTCGCCGAGATCTTCGCGCCGGTGCACAAGCGCCCGCTGCGTCCGGTCTGGCTCTCCAGCGACCGGCGCCACGTCTCCGACCAGCCACCGGTGCTGACCCCGGCCGAGCAGGCCGCCCGGGTCAACGGCAACGGCGCCCGGCCCGCGCCCCAGGACGAGGCGGCCGCCGCCGGCGACGAGCACCCCCCGAGCGAGACCCGGCCGGTGCCCGAGACCGAGCCGGTCGACCCCGGCCGGCAGGGCTGA
- the folK gene encoding 2-amino-4-hydroxy-6-hydroxymethyldihydropteridine diphosphokinase: protein MPVAVALGANLGDRAATLRSALRRLQAEAGLTDVRVSAMYETPPVGGPEQGPYLNAVLVARCSLSPRQLLHAALRVEAEHGRERSVRWGPRTLDVDVLVHGGTVCADPELTLPHPRARDRGFVLVPWAQVDPDAELPGPDGGRVADLVRTAADAPHVRRTDLRW, encoded by the coding sequence GTGCCGGTCGCCGTGGCGCTCGGCGCCAACCTCGGCGACCGTGCGGCCACCCTGCGCTCGGCGCTGCGCCGGCTGCAGGCGGAAGCCGGGCTGACCGACGTCCGGGTGTCGGCGATGTACGAGACCCCGCCCGTGGGGGGACCCGAGCAGGGGCCGTACCTCAACGCCGTCCTCGTCGCCCGCTGCAGCCTGTCCCCGCGGCAGCTGCTGCACGCTGCGCTGCGAGTGGAGGCCGAGCACGGCCGGGAGCGGTCGGTGCGCTGGGGACCTCGCACGCTCGACGTCGACGTGCTGGTGCACGGCGGGACGGTCTGCGCGGACCCGGAGCTGACGCTGCCGCACCCGCGGGCGCGGGACCGGGGCTTCGTGCTGGTCCCGTGGGCCCAGGTCGACCCGGACGCGGAGCTGCCCGGACCGGACGGTGGCCGCGTGGCCGACCTGGTGAGGACAGCTGCCGACGCGCCGCACGTGCGCCGGACGGATCTGCGGTGGTGA
- the folB gene encoding dihydroneopterin aldolase produces MTGTSAPAGGGGDRIELLGLRARGRHGVLAAERDLGQEFVVDVVLHTDVRAAAATDDLAQTVDYAAVARRVHDRVAGDPVDLLETLAERIAADCLTDERVVRVEVAVHKPQAPVPVPFADVVVRVVRER; encoded by the coding sequence GTGACCGGCACCAGCGCGCCGGCCGGCGGCGGCGGCGACCGTATCGAGCTGCTCGGGCTGCGAGCCCGCGGCCGGCACGGCGTGCTGGCCGCCGAGCGGGACCTCGGCCAGGAGTTCGTCGTCGACGTCGTGCTGCACACCGACGTGCGCGCCGCCGCCGCCACCGACGACCTCGCCCAGACCGTGGACTACGCCGCGGTCGCCCGCCGGGTGCACGACCGGGTCGCCGGCGACCCGGTCGACCTCCTGGAGACCCTCGCCGAGCGGATCGCCGCCGACTGCCTCACCGATGAGCGGGTGGTGCGCGTCGAGGTCGCCGTGCACAAGCCGCAGGCGCCGGTCCCCGTCCCGTTCGCCGACGTCGTCGTCCGTGTGGTGCGCGAGCGGTGA
- the folP gene encoding dihydropteroate synthase gives MGVVNVTPDSFSDGGRWFDTDAAVARGLQLLAEGADLLDVGGESTRPGAPRVPEDEELRRILPVVTELADAGAVVSVDTMRASVAEQALEAGARLVNDVSGGLADPVMARLVAASGAPYVVMHWRGHSATMDDLAVYDDVVADVRRELLRRVDGLLDEGVDERQLVLDPGLGFAKTGEHNWALLAHLDALTGTGLPVLVAASRKRFLGHLLAGPGREPAPPLERDDASAAVTALAAAAGVWCVRVHEALASFSAVRVAAAWSAAAAGRPGATR, from the coding sequence ATGGGAGTGGTCAACGTCACCCCCGACTCCTTCAGCGACGGGGGCCGCTGGTTCGACACGGACGCCGCGGTGGCCCGCGGCCTGCAGCTGCTCGCCGAGGGCGCCGACCTGCTCGACGTCGGAGGGGAGTCCACCCGCCCCGGCGCGCCGCGCGTCCCCGAGGACGAGGAGCTGCGCCGGATCCTGCCGGTCGTCACCGAGCTCGCCGACGCCGGCGCCGTCGTCAGCGTGGACACCATGCGGGCCTCCGTGGCCGAGCAGGCGCTGGAGGCCGGGGCACGGCTCGTCAACGACGTCAGCGGCGGTCTCGCCGACCCGGTGATGGCCCGGCTCGTCGCCGCGTCCGGCGCCCCCTACGTCGTCATGCACTGGCGTGGGCACAGCGCGACGATGGACGACCTCGCCGTCTACGACGACGTCGTCGCCGACGTCCGGCGCGAGCTGCTCCGCCGCGTGGACGGGCTGCTCGACGAGGGCGTCGACGAGCGTCAGCTCGTGCTCGACCCCGGGCTCGGCTTCGCCAAGACCGGTGAGCACAACTGGGCACTGCTCGCCCACCTCGACGCGCTGACCGGGACCGGGCTGCCGGTGCTCGTCGCGGCCTCTCGCAAGCGGTTCCTCGGTCACCTGCTCGCCGGGCCGGGCCGCGAGCCGGCGCCGCCGCTGGAGCGGGACGACGCCAGCGCCGCCGTCACCGCGCTCGCCGCCGCCGCGGGCGTCTGGTGCGTCCGGGTGCACGAGGCGCTCGCCAGCTTCTCCGCCGTCCGGGTCGCGGCCGCCTGGTCGGCCGCCGCGGCTGGCCGGCCAGGGGCGACCCGGTGA
- a CDS encoding DUF3180 domain-containing protein: MTPMRANRLAVIAVVVGAASWAVLRLVERSGGLLPALPWTAPVALVLLAVAVVAAGRPVRRWTRGDRSRPLDPLRAARVLVLARASAYAGAALIGFYAAQALLVLPDLVVEARRERFWMAGVAVLASGALLAAGWLVERWCALPPDDDSSDDPPDDGPSATHPS, from the coding sequence GTGACGCCGATGCGAGCGAACCGGCTCGCGGTGATCGCGGTCGTCGTCGGTGCCGCCTCGTGGGCCGTGCTGCGGCTCGTGGAGCGTTCCGGGGGACTGCTGCCCGCGCTGCCCTGGACGGCGCCCGTCGCGCTCGTGCTGCTCGCCGTCGCCGTGGTCGCCGCGGGGCGGCCGGTGCGTCGGTGGACGCGAGGTGACCGTTCCAGACCTCTGGACCCTCTGCGTGCCGCTCGGGTGCTCGTGCTGGCGCGGGCGTCCGCCTACGCCGGCGCTGCCCTCATCGGGTTCTACGCGGCGCAGGCGCTGCTTGTCCTGCCGGACCTGGTCGTGGAGGCCCGCCGCGAGCGGTTCTGGATGGCCGGCGTCGCCGTCCTGGCCTCCGGTGCGCTCCTGGCCGCCGGCTGGTTGGTCGAGCGGTGGTGCGCGCTGCCGCCCGACGACGACTCCTCCGACGACCCCCCCGACGACGGCCCCTCCGCCACCCACCCCTCGTGA